One Streptomyces sp. R28 DNA window includes the following coding sequences:
- a CDS encoding chitinase — protein sequence MLRRALRLLTAALTTACLAQLPVAATASASAADICAIKPKPSGKVLQGYWENWDGAANGVHPPFGWTPITDSRIAAHGYNVINAAFPVIRSDGTALWEDGMDAGVKVATPAEMCAAKASGRTILLSIGGAAAGIDLSSTAVADRFVATIVPILKKYNFDGIDIDIETGLVGSGSITQLSTSQANLIRIIDGVLAQMPAGFGLTMAPETAYVTGGSVVYGSIWGAYLPVIKKYADNGRLWWLNMQYYNGSMYGCSGDSYSAGTVEGFVAQTDCLDKGLVVQGTTVKVPYDKQVPGLPAQSGAGGGYLSPSLVAQAWRHYGTSLKGLMTWSINWDGSKDWTFGDNVKSLQGR from the coding sequence ATGCTCCGCCGCGCCCTGCGCCTGCTCACCGCCGCACTGACGACCGCCTGCCTCGCTCAACTGCCCGTCGCCGCCACCGCCTCCGCCTCCGCAGCCGACATCTGCGCGATCAAGCCGAAGCCGTCCGGCAAGGTCCTTCAGGGCTACTGGGAGAACTGGGACGGCGCCGCCAACGGGGTCCACCCGCCCTTCGGCTGGACCCCGATCACCGACTCCCGTATCGCCGCGCACGGCTACAACGTGATCAACGCGGCCTTCCCGGTGATCCGCTCCGACGGCACCGCGCTCTGGGAGGACGGCATGGACGCGGGCGTGAAGGTGGCCACGCCCGCGGAGATGTGCGCGGCGAAGGCGTCGGGCCGGACGATCCTGCTGTCGATCGGCGGCGCGGCGGCCGGCATCGACCTCAGCTCGACCGCCGTCGCGGACCGCTTCGTCGCGACGATCGTCCCGATCCTGAAGAAATACAACTTCGACGGCATCGACATAGACATCGAGACGGGCCTGGTCGGCAGCGGCAGCATCACCCAACTGTCCACATCGCAGGCCAACTTGATCCGCATCATCGACGGCGTCCTGGCGCAGATGCCGGCCGGCTTCGGCCTGACGATGGCCCCGGAGACGGCGTACGTCACCGGGGGCAGCGTGGTCTACGGCTCGATCTGGGGCGCGTATCTCCCCGTCATCAAGAAGTACGCCGACAACGGCCGCCTGTGGTGGCTGAACATGCAGTACTACAACGGCAGCATGTACGGCTGCTCCGGCGACTCCTACTCCGCCGGCACCGTCGAGGGCTTCGTCGCCCAGACCGACTGCCTCGACAAGGGCCTGGTCGTGCAGGGTACGACCGTCAAGGTGCCGTACGACAAGCAGGTACCGGGCCTGCCCGCGCAGTCGGGCGCGGGCGGCGGCTACCTGTCCCCGTCCCTCGTCGCCCAGGCCTGGCGGCACTACGGCACCTCGCTCAAGGGGCTGATGACGTGGTCGATCAACTGGGACGGCTCGAAGGACTGGACGTTCGGCGACAACGTGAAGTCACTGCAAGGGCGTTGA
- a CDS encoding serine hydrolase codes for MSEGKPGDIRDTSTPRAMAGSLRAFLLGDALKRDERELLRRWMTTNMTGHTLIRAGVPDSWEVADKSGTAGYGGRNNIAVLWPDDGGNPIVMAVMSTRGEQGAERRDALLAKAATVAVEGLGR; via the coding sequence ATGAGCGAAGGCAAGCCGGGCGACATCCGCGACACGAGCACACCGCGCGCGATGGCGGGGAGCCTGCGGGCCTTCCTGCTCGGCGACGCCCTGAAGCGGGACGAACGCGAGCTGCTCCGGCGGTGGATGACGACGAACATGACCGGTCACACCCTCATCAGGGCGGGCGTCCCCGACAGCTGGGAGGTCGCCGACAAGAGCGGCACCGCCGGATACGGCGGACGCAACAACATCGCCGTACTGTGGCCGGACGACGGGGGCAACCCCATCGTCATGGCGGTCATGTCCACCCGCGGTGAGCAGGGCGCCGAACGCCGCGACGCCCTGCTCGCGAAGGCCGCCACCGTGGCGGTCGAGGGCCTTGGCCGCTAG
- a CDS encoding endonuclease/exonuclease/phosphatase family protein — protein MAVRIATFNTENLFRRPQVFGMTDHKERQEVLEDYAELVSLLEKESYAADKDRIAELIRKHGIYKGDKDSTRQFVVNETRGQHTLFNPRPQGNSTAIDIKATGRAAWTGWVELVRDNLDWAAVHNTGRVVAEVDADVLLTVEVEDRLTLERFNTQVLGKALGRRPYPYSMLIDGNDPRGIDIGILSRHPITTVRSHVFDTNPARADRRLFSRDCPEFEIELDDTPLVVLGNHLKSKADDNPDLRLAQAKRVAEIYRAAQERTPHVVVAGDLNDNPDSEAVAVLRDTDLRDVMDHPAYHGKLSGTHGTCKNEGDKIDYVMLPPPMWPKVQQVGLETRGISAKGIDHFDTVKTRADAASDHAALYTDLDL, from the coding sequence ATGGCCGTCCGTATCGCCACCTTCAACACCGAGAACCTCTTCCGCCGCCCGCAGGTCTTCGGAATGACGGACCACAAGGAGCGGCAGGAAGTCCTGGAGGACTACGCCGAGTTGGTCTCCCTTCTGGAGAAGGAGAGCTACGCGGCCGACAAGGACCGGATCGCCGAGCTCATCAGGAAGCACGGCATCTACAAGGGCGACAAGGACAGCACACGGCAGTTCGTCGTCAACGAGACCCGCGGCCAGCACACGCTGTTCAACCCCCGGCCCCAGGGGAACTCCACCGCCATCGACATCAAGGCGACGGGCCGCGCGGCGTGGACGGGCTGGGTGGAACTCGTCCGCGACAACCTCGACTGGGCCGCCGTGCACAACACCGGCCGGGTCGTCGCCGAGGTCGACGCCGACGTCCTGCTCACCGTGGAGGTCGAGGACCGGCTCACCCTGGAGCGCTTCAACACCCAGGTCCTGGGCAAGGCGCTGGGCAGGCGGCCGTACCCCTACAGCATGCTGATCGACGGGAACGACCCCCGCGGCATCGACATCGGTATCCTCAGCCGCCATCCGATCACGACCGTCCGGTCCCACGTCTTCGACACCAACCCGGCACGCGCCGACAGGCGCCTGTTCAGCCGTGACTGCCCGGAGTTCGAGATCGAGTTGGACGACACGCCGCTCGTGGTCCTCGGCAACCACCTGAAGAGCAAGGCCGACGACAACCCGGACCTGCGCCTCGCCCAGGCGAAGCGCGTCGCGGAGATCTACCGGGCCGCGCAGGAACGCACCCCGCACGTCGTCGTCGCCGGGGACCTCAACGACAACCCCGACAGTGAAGCCGTCGCGGTACTGCGGGACACCGACCTGCGCGACGTGATGGACCACCCCGCCTATCACGGAAAGCTCTCCGGCACGCACGGGACGTGCAAGAACGAGGGGGACAAGATCGACTACGTCATGCTGCCGCCCCCGATGTGGCCGAAAGTACAGCAGGTCGGCCTCGAAACCCGCGGAATCTCCGCGAAGGGCATCGACCACTTCGACACGGTGAAGACCAGGGCCGACGCAGCCTCCGACCACGCGGCCCTCTACACAGACCTGGACCTCTAA
- a CDS encoding LysE family translocator produces MSIAFLLTTLVVVATPGTGVVYTLAAGLSRGPRAAVVAAFACTLGIVPHMLATVTGVAALLHTSATAFQILKYAGVAYLLYMAWATLKDKEAIALDEGAAPLSSGRVIVRGVLINILNPKLTIFFFAFLPQFVDPGEANALPRMLALSAVFMLVTFAVFAAYGVLAASVRSHVTSRPRVMTWLRRSFAGSFVALGAKLAVTAR; encoded by the coding sequence ATGAGCATCGCGTTTCTGCTGACCACCCTCGTCGTGGTCGCCACCCCCGGCACCGGCGTCGTCTACACCCTGGCCGCCGGACTGTCCCGCGGCCCTCGCGCGGCCGTCGTCGCCGCCTTCGCGTGCACGCTCGGGATCGTGCCGCACATGCTGGCCACCGTCACCGGAGTCGCCGCCCTGCTGCACACGAGCGCGACGGCCTTCCAGATCCTCAAGTACGCCGGTGTCGCCTACCTCTTGTACATGGCGTGGGCGACGCTCAAGGACAAGGAGGCCATCGCGCTGGACGAAGGTGCCGCGCCGCTATCCTCGGGGCGCGTGATCGTGCGGGGCGTACTGATCAACATCCTCAACCCGAAGCTGACGATCTTCTTCTTCGCGTTCCTGCCCCAGTTCGTGGACCCGGGCGAGGCGAACGCCCTGCCGCGGATGCTGGCGCTCAGCGCGGTGTTCATGCTGGTGACCTTCGCGGTCTTCGCGGCGTACGGCGTCCTCGCGGCCTCCGTGCGCAGCCACGTCACCTCCCGGCCCCGGGTGATGACGTGGCTGCGGCGGAGCTTCGCCGGATCGTTCGTGGCACTGGGGGCGAAGCTGGCGGTGACCGCCCGCTAG